tcaaaataaacacatttcacctatgagtaattttccaaatatgaaccctaggttaaattattgttagaaTAAGCTAGATCAAGTTATTGGggcttcaaaaacgtaaagaacattaaaaaaggggcttggaatcacttactatgagcttgagaaagtgaagaaaccctagctatgacttccttcaagttttggcagcaagcaaggatgatgaacacaatttttacatctttttcccttttaattctatttatttactaaatgactaaaatgctcttacttaaaaaaaaattcctatttcacttatctcatgtccatttttttccatcactaactaatggtctaattccatataaggacccctaatttatagttccataacaattaaatacctttaacatataaaactcaacttttgcactttttacaatttagtccttttgactaaattgagtgtccaaacgtcaaaatttttgaatgaaattttcacgaaatctttccgtgaaattttaggccataaaaatatagtaaaaataaaattttcctcatcgaatttgtggtcccgaaaccactgttccgactaagccATAAATCGGGATGTTATAGATTTAGTATAATTAtgtacataaaatttaaatttttattcaattatatacataaaaatataatttttattcaattatacacgttaaaaaaaaggagaagaaggaGGAAATAACAGCAATATGCAagcaaacataaaataataccGCATTGAAAATGTTGTTGGTAAATGTGATTAGCGAAAactgtgaatatatatatatatatatataaagctaaTTTATAATTCTGATAATTATGAAAGAATGGCAGGGTGGATTGTTAAATTGAACACCAATGGTAATCTCTTAACAACCTTTAATTAATCCTTGTAATTAGGCAAGTTAAACTGCGATGAATTCTCTCATGTAGTCTTAggaataaacattttaaattcatgCTTTGTTAATTTCACAAATGTTTGTATATatctttaatataaattatatgattgGTATCATTTCAAAtccataaattaaaaagaaaacaacaaactATTCTTCAacttaaaacaaacaaaatcaaGCTCACAACCTAAGTACTTATTAAGCAAGTTGAAAGAACAAGATgttggttaaaatttttaaaataactatttagaaaatgaaaatatcaaaattagaaactaaaataatttgtaaaaataaaatttttaacttttaagtcaATTCATCCTAATTCAAACTCACACGAATTCAAAATAGTCTTTTTCTTAAATGGTTTTTCAAATATATCcatataaatgtaatttttattttatttctcaaatttctatTATAGAAAAGTAGtcattaaacatatttttatattttattatgaaaataatattttaaaaaccaaatatAGCCTAAGTTtctaaagaattaaatcaaataaaactctaaatatcctaataaaaataatagtaaaggAAACATATGGCTTGTTCAGTAATACTTAGAAAAATCACTTTAGACTTGAAAGccatttttgaaataaaagttaTACTAAACAAGTTGCTTTTGGCTTTTTAAAAACACTCTTGAAAATCACTTTTGAAAAAGAGAAGCTAAAATTACGTTTAATTACTTTTGgcttttagcttttcctctcctaaaaatacttttagtgtttaattacgTTTTCACCTCTCTGACAACATAGCACTTTCCCTTATTTTTTTGgcataattgaaaaaaaaaccctcaataTTTGGGGGCTTTTGGTTTTGtgcctttgattttttttattgacaccctcaattttatgattttttcagAAATCAACTCAATTGTAATGGTAAACATGAGTTGACCGTCAGTCAAACACCGGTCAATGAAATAAGTCTATGTAACGTCATAGATGATACCATCTAAATTTTTGATAGTAATGTTAAacacttaaatcttaaaccaaaattttcaaaagtacttctcaaaaatatttttttacaacaatttttaaaaatactttttaaaagcaTTACTAAACTAGACCATAGTTGGATCGGAAGCAATTAGGCAAATCCTTTTTACTTCATATATTGACAAATTAACTATGAAATCagtttaaaaattacaaataagatGACCAAATCATTACACACAGGAGACCCTAACAAAGTGTTCACTAATCCATTTCTGCTCTACtttttaacattataaaatatggttttatattaattttggtcTTTCTATTATTcctaaattttagatttaatctttatattttaatgtttaacatAGTTTGATCtccatattttattatgttattagttagtccaaatatttaatatagttaacttttcgattaaaatgttatatgattatatataatttaagtacCCTAAAGGTCTTAGACACCGACACATCTTCTAATTTCTTTTGGGATTGTCTTGCATGTCTTTTAGCATTAGAAGacaatggtaaaatttcaattttgcccTCTATACTATGCTGAAACTTGAGATTTAACCtacatactttaatttttacataatttggtccatctattttataatatcattagttagtttaaataattaatatggttaactatttcaatgaaaatgtcgacgtcaatttttttcttaagaacactatttcaacaaaaatattttatcataacGAGCTCAagtggaaaaaaattaaataagcatccgtgaatttaaatgaatttttttgaattagtaataattaaatatgtattttaaatctgaaaaataaaatgttagattttaaaaataaaaataagaactaaattgcatagtatattttaaaatttaaaattttattgtaaaattaaaaaacaattaagagtcagaaataatactaattaaaattgattGGAAGCTCGTTTGTGACTTTTTTATTGTCGGATAATAATAACACTTTCATTCAATGATTTTCTTCATAGGACAAGTTTGTCTCCAACATTTgatataatttcttttcaattataaataaataagtaaattcttcaaaaataaaGTCAAACTAGAGCAATGTTAAATATAATGGTGAACTGAACTTAGTCGCCATGAGTGGTTCTAAGGtgttttatagttttgaaatgtaTTCCAAGGCTTTTGATCAGaccaaaaacaaacaaaatacaaaTGGAAAAGCATCCCAAGGGTTTTGATCACGTAGAGGGCAAAACATTGGAATCACTGCCTAATGTATTGATTTGGTCCTCAAATACATGTTGCCGAGGAAGAGAAAACATAAATAAGGGCTTAGGGGGCATCTCAATGTCTTCCATACGCCCACTCAACATTTCCACAACTCGTTTCATTGAGGGTCGATCTCTCTGTTTCATTTGGATGCACCATAATCCCACCATTCTCATCTTCCTTCCTATTTCATAGCTCTCATCCACCACATTATCCATCTTTTCCATTACCTTTTCATATATCCATTCAGGGAAGTAGGCTTCAGTGCCGCTAGAACCACCTGTGCTAAAGCTGGTTATTTGTTTGAACTGCTGCTTCCCACCTACCATCTCCAACAGCAACATCCCATAGCTATACACATTGGATTTATGCGAAGGGTTTCCCAGATTTCTCATGAATATCTCAGGAGCGATAAAGCCAATAGTCCCTCTTGCACTCGTCATCGTCACATAGCTATGGTCTCGAGAGTATACTTTGGCTAATCCGAAATCAGAAATTTTGGGGTTCAAACTCTGGTCAAGCAAAACATTTTGAGGCTTTATGTCGAGATGCAAAATCCTTGATTCGCAACCATTGTGCAAGTATTCTATCCCTTGAGCGACCCCGATCGCGATTTCGAGAAGCTTAGCTATCCCAACTGAATTCTCTGCCTCCTCTTTCGACAGTAAATCCTTTAACGATCCGTTAGGCATGTATTCGTAGATAAGAGCTTGTTTAGAGCCATCCCAACAGAACCccaacaaattaataacattgaAATGGTGTATCCTACCTATGGTGGCAACTTCAGTAATGAAATTGTCGCCAATAATAATGTCAGCAGACTTGAGCAATTTGACAGCAATGATGCGACCATCAAATAGTTTGCCTTTGTAGACATTACCATATCCACCTTCACCTAGTTTATCCTTGAATCCATTAGTCATCTTCTTGATATCATTGTAGGAATAGTTGCTCAATAGATTTGAGCGATAAGTTTTGATGAACTCTTCGGCATTTGGTCCATCTAAAGTGGtttgattcttcttcttcttcaaatagGCAGTTGAGATTAATGAAGCTCTGTTCTTGTACACAAGTAGGGCTACAATTACGACAATTGAGAAGATTCCACATGCAACACCTGTGTACATGCTTACACGTTGAGATTACAAAAGAAAGcactggttttttttttttttttgatgattGGTTAAAGGAAAACATTTCCCACGGGCCCTTTAGATGATGAACTActtcaaaaatcaattatattatataataccATCTAAAAACGTTTAATATATCATTCACCT
This genomic stretch from Gossypium raimondii isolate GPD5lz chromosome 6, ASM2569854v1, whole genome shotgun sequence harbors:
- the LOC105774762 gene encoding LEAF RUST 10 DISEASE-RESISTANCE LOCUS RECEPTOR-LIKE PROTEIN KINASE-like 2.1, producing MLNPIPTVIFFTLHILLIQSQTHTSNHSRCPPFRCHHIDFPFPFSDQRTFGSGTIDCGFPGYQILCDEEEEEEEESTPVPILMISTQPYQVKNIFLNQFYDEGVVNLITLVNTDLIRDINTASCHSFRNFTSPISGLLLPDWNINLTFFKCPSQFAPPQDFLDQTALNYTCNDEQSWLYLGRYVNSSPMNRTERSFNNSITPRDCNLVMLPVSSADINVSSVNNGDIERSQLSKVLAAGFPLQWKSDVDCENCIKKKERCGFDRTKVVCLCDDDCNNTNSSKPKLSQVHKIIIGVACGIFSIVVIVALLVYKNRASLISTAYLKKKKNQTTLDGPNAEEFIKTYRSNLLSNYSYNDIKKMTNGFKDKLGEGGYGNVYKGKLFDGRIIAVKLLKSADIIIGDNFITEVATIGRIHHFNVINLLGFCWDGSKQALIYEYMPNGSLKDLLSKEEAENSVGIAKLLEIAIGVAQGIEYLHNGCESRILHLDIKPQNVLLDQSLNPKISDFGLAKVYSRDHSYVTMTSARGTIGFIAPEIFMRNLGNPSHKSNVYSYGMLLLEMVGGKQQFKQITSFSTGGSSGTEAYFPEWIYEKVMEKMDNVVDESYEIGRKMRMVGLWCIQMKQRDRPSMKRVVEMLSGRMEDIEMPPKPLFMFSLPRQHVFEDQINTLGSDSNVLPST